Genomic window (Candidatus Poribacteria bacterium):
CTGTTTTTTCTGTAAGACGGAGTTGTTTGATAAGCTGCAACCCATCGCTGAAAAATACAGTGTGGGAACTATTGTCTACGGCGCGATTCCAGATGATGTCGGTGACCATCGTCCGGGAATGGATGCCGCAAAGCAGATGGGGATCCAAGCACCTTTGATTGATGTCAACTTGACAAAGGCGGAGATTCGCGAGATTTCAAAGGCGTGGGAGCTCCCAACATGGGATAAACCGGCGTTTGCCTGTCTCTCTTCACGGTTTCCTTACGGCATGCGTATCACCCGTGAATTGCTGCGGCAGGTGGATGCTGCCGAGCAATTTCTCTACGATTTAGGTATCCGTCAATTCCGCGTCCGTCATCACGGTGCGCTTGCACGAATTGAACTTGAAGCGGCGGAAATTTCGCGGATGCTTTCAAAAACCGTGCGGCGCGACATCAGTGCACACTTTAAAACACTCGGATATTCTCATATCACGCTTGACTTGCAGGGGTATCGTTCTGGAAGCCTTAACGAGGGGGTTACGACTTCGTAATATCAAAAACCTGCAAGCGGTGGACTAACTAAAACATCGGAGGCACAGAAATGTACGACCTGAAAGGTGTTATAGAGGTTATAGTGGCGTATCCGGTCCATATAATGAGTTTTGTGGGTTCTATTTTACTTCTTGGTCTTGTTCTACCGAGACGGAGGTGGCAGCGTAAGCAACCTCTGATTTCGACTGAACCTCTCTTTGAAAAGAAGGGGTTAACACAAAGCGAAAAAGCAGCCCTAACAGGAAAAATTCGGGACAGTGGCACCGAAAGTCTGAAGAAAAGTTTTGCAGGCAAAGCAAATCCTGTTTATGTAACGTTAGTTATGATCGGCTTGATTTCGATCTTCTTTCTTGGAGTTTTTTGGGTGCTGCCCAAGCTTTAAAGAAAACTCATAAACCGTAAAAAATTTAACATGTCGGATCAACATACACAACAACTTATCGGCGTAGAGACTTTCAGTTGGAAGAAATGGGATGCTTGTACACACTGTGGACTTTGTTTGCCAACCTGCCCAACCTATCGAGAATTAGGCTTAGAAACGGATTCACCGAGGGGTAGGCTCTACCTCATGGGGAGTGCTTTCAAAGATGAAGATGCCACCCCGCTCAGCGAAGAATGGTCAGAATATATCTATCGATGCTTGGACTGCCGTGCGTGTGAAACCGCTTGTCCTTCTGGTGTTCACTTTGGGGAACTCCTTGAGGAGGCGCGCGCCATCTATGAACAAAACGCACCCCGTTCAGCAGCTTACCGATTCTGGACAAATCTCGTCTTCAAACAAATTCTACCGAATAAAGAACGGTTGGACCTAATCTTTGAGGTGATGTGGCTCTATCAACGGCTCGGCATCCGATGGCTCGTTCAGAAAACGGGCATCCTGAAGCTGATGGGACAACTCGGGCAG
Coding sequences:
- the larE gene encoding ATP-dependent sacrificial sulfur transferase LarE, which encodes MSKQALEPILQTKLSQLYECLHAYEKVIVAFSGGVDSTFLAEAAQHALGDNALAVTAISDSYPIREMRAAQEIAKQIGIRLETVNTQELDLEGYASNPTNRCFFCKTELFDKLQPIAEKYSVGTIVYGAIPDDVGDHRPGMDAAKQMGIQAPLIDVNLTKAEIREISKAWELPTWDKPAFACLSSRFPYGMRITRELLRQVDAAEQFLYDLGIRQFRVRHHGALARIELEAAEISRMLSKTVRRDISAHFKTLGYSHITLDLQGYRSGSLNEGVTTS